A window of the Oreochromis niloticus isolate F11D_XX unplaced genomic scaffold, O_niloticus_UMD_NMBU tig00006521_pilon, whole genome shotgun sequence genome harbors these coding sequences:
- the LOC109200632 gene encoding mitochondrial ubiquitin ligase activator of nfkb 1-A-like isoform X2 yields MTILCKEFSMVNILKVTPGACLQHVIIEGAVKPARRPLISWYNKDNVGMLHKFMVKEPRLLWNGLLRTWTVVMRRERNSS; encoded by the exons ATGACCATTTTATGTAAAG AATTCTCCATGGTTAACATTTTGAAGGTTACTCCAGGAGCATGTCTACAGCATGTCATCATTGAAG GTGCCGTAAAACCAGCTAGAAGGCCTCTCATTAGTTGGTACAACAAAGACAATGTTGGCATGCTGCACAAATTCATGGTGAAAGAACCCAGGCTGTTGTGGAACGGACTTTTACGTACATG GACAGTAGTGATGCGTCGCGAACGAAACAGCTCTTAG
- the LOC109200632 gene encoding mitochondrial ubiquitin ligase activator of nfkb 1-A-like isoform X1, translating to MGELYEIRLQLTFHRRGQFSMVNILKVTPGACLQHVIIEGAVKPARRPLISWYNKDNVGMLHKFMVKEPRLLWNGLLRTWTVVMRRERNSS from the exons ATGGGGGAGTTGTATGAGATCAGGCTGCAATTGACATTTCACAGAAGAGGGC AATTCTCCATGGTTAACATTTTGAAGGTTACTCCAGGAGCATGTCTACAGCATGTCATCATTGAAG GTGCCGTAAAACCAGCTAGAAGGCCTCTCATTAGTTGGTACAACAAAGACAATGTTGGCATGCTGCACAAATTCATGGTGAAAGAACCCAGGCTGTTGTGGAACGGACTTTTACGTACATG GACAGTAGTGATGCGTCGCGAACGAAACAGCTCTTAG